A window of Nicotiana tabacum cultivar K326 chromosome 24, ASM71507v2, whole genome shotgun sequence contains these coding sequences:
- the LOC107793358 gene encoding heavy metal-associated isoprenylated plant protein 3: MGEKKEETKVKGAEKKNEGGEKKGDNTATIVLKLDLHCEGCAKKVRRFIRHSEGVEDVKSDCESGKLTVKGNVDPSWLRERVEIKTKKKVELISSPPKKDGGSGGAGGDKKSNDKTEKKTEDKKDEEKKPKEPQVSTVVLKIRMHCDGCAHKTKRIIKKIKGVQEVTIESEKDLVTIKGIVDIKKLIPYLTDKLKQNVEVVTPKKDDSGGEKKGKESGNDKKEKESAAAAEKKDGESKEKKTEVINKMEYYGYNSNTYYAMPMHNQSHMNQDYGLTTYDPRYAHTGYAVEYAHQPQYAPPPPPPTYLNAPQMFSDENPNGCTIM; this comes from the exons ATGGGCGAG AAAAAAGAAGAAACCAAAGTTAAAGGAGCAGAGAAGAAGAATGAAGGCGGAGAGAAGAAGGGTGATAACACTGCCACCATAGTGTTAAAGCTCGATTTGCATTGTGAAGGTTGTGCCAAGAAAGTCAGACGTTTCATTCGCCACTCCgaag GTGTGGAAGACGTGAAATCGGACTGTGAAAGTGGAAAATTGACAGTGAAAGGGAATGTGGACCCCTCATGGCTCCGGGAAAGGGTGGAGATCAAGACCAAAAAGAAGGTGGAGCTGATATCATCGCCGCCGAAAAAGGACGGCGGCAGTGGCGGCGCCGGTGGAGATAAAAAATCTAATGACAAAACTGAGAAAAAGACAGAGGACAAGAAGGACGAGGAGAAGAAACCTAAAGAG CCTCAAGTAAGCACTGTGGTGTTGAAGATTCGGATGCACTGTGACGGGTGTGCACATAAAACAAAACGAATTATAAAAAAGATTAAAG GGGTACAAGAGGTGACTATAGAATCAGAAAAAGATTTGGTCACGATAAAGGGGATAGTGGATATAAAGAAGCTAATTCCTTACTTAACAGATAAATTGAAGCAAAATGTTGAAGTTGTTACACCAAAGAAAGACGATAGTGGTGGTGAAAAGAAAGGCAAAGAGAGTGGCAAtgacaagaaggagaaagagagtgCCGCCGCCGCCGAGAAAAAAGACGGCGAATCGAAAGAGAAGAAGACAGAAGTGATCAACAAAATGGAATACTATGGttacaactcaaatacatattATGCAATGCCTATGCATAATCAAAGTCATATGAATCAAGATTATGGCTTGACAACGTACGATCCACGTTATGCTCATACAGGCTATGCGGTAGAGTATGCACACCAACCACAATATGCGCCACCACCTCCTCCACCAACGTATTTAAACGCACCGCAAATGTTCAGTGATGAAAATCCTAATGGTTGCACCATCATGTGA